Below is a window of Janthinobacterium lividum DNA.
AGGTAGCTGCTGGCAAATGTCGAGGTGCCGCGCATGGCAAAGATGCCGATGACGATCAGCGGCACCAGCCAGATGGAAAAATTCACCTTGCCGCCAAAACCATTGTCGAGCAGCAGCTTGAGTGCATAGGGCAGCAGCGGTTCCGTGGCCGCCGTAACGACCATCGCCAGCAGGGCCAGGGCCAGATGTTTCTTATAGGGCGCGTGCAGTGCGGTGAGGCGCTTCAGGTCGGGCGTGAGCATCGGTATGGTTCCTTGCAGGGACAGCAAAAACGGTCAGGCGAAAAACGAGCTCAGGCAATGCGTTCTTGCTGGCGCAGCATGGCCCACAGCATCACCATCGGGAAGACCAGCATGATGATGCCAATGTTCAAGGTTAGCGAGCTTGTCGTCAGGCCAAAAATCATATAGCAGGTGCACAGTACCACGCCTGCCAGCGCATATGGCTGGGCTGCAGGGGGTGCTGCGCAGCAGGGCCCGTGCAAACAGGGTCAACGGCAGCAGAAATAGCAGTAGTAGGGCCAGCAAACCGAAGATGCCGCGCTTGACCAAGGAGTCGATGTAGTCGTTATGCGCATTGGTGTAATGCAATACGATTTCGCTCATTTTTCCTTCTGCCGATAGCTCTTTCTTTGCATCTAAATAGCCATTGCGCCCCATGCCGAGCCATATATGGTCATCTGATAGAGTTAATGCTGTACGCCACATTTCCAGCCTTTGGCCGACGGACGTGCTGACATTGTCGCTGTCTTCAAATTTTTTCAAATCTTCTACGGCATCTGTAGCGCGCTCAAGTACAGGTGAATTAGGTAGTGCGTAGGAGAGTACCGCCACGGCTAATAGCACCGTCAGCAGGCCAGTCATGTTGTGCTTGCCGCGTGATCTCGCATAATGGACGAAAAATATGCATCCGCAGACGGGCAGCGCCAGCCAGCCACCGCGGCTGCCGCTGATAATTGAGCCGAAAATGCCGATGAAGCCACCTGCCAGCAGCAATACGCTCCAGGCGATTCGGTGGCGCTGTTTGATGGCCCATTCGAACCCACATAGCGTTAACATGCCAAACAGCATGCTGACATTGCCATAGTGAATAGCGTTGCTGGTGGCGGCCTGTGGCCGGAAGGGACTACTTGGAATAAATTGCGTGGCCGCTAGGGCAGCCCCCGTGATGGCACCGATTGCCAAACCGCTCCACCAGGCCCCCGGCCGCGGTGGATAAGCGAGTAGTAACAGCAGCACGGGCATGGCCAGCAGTGCCCGCAGGGGCATGTCGAGTTCGCGTGCCGGATCGCCGTGGTACAACATATTGGCTGTAAAGATGAGGAAGTACAGCAGTAGCGTACCGAGCATCAGATAATCCCGGCGTTGCAGGTTCAGGCGGGGACGTTTCCATAGCAGACAGGTGCTGGCGAGCAGAAGGGCCAGAGCTCCGAATGAATATCCGCTGGTGACAGCCAGCGCCAATGCTGAAAAAAGAAAAACACAAACAGAAGTCAGGCCGAGCATGAATATCCTTGGTAACGCAAGTCGTCGCCGTTATGGCAACTGTAGCAACATAAAGTAGGCGTCATTGTAATCGAAGGTGGCAGCAAAAACGTTCCCGGGAATTTACTCTTCGACAACTACATTGGCGGTCTCAAGGGGGAATGAAAAAAACCATGGTTTTTAGTCATGGTTTTTTTGTAAGCAATGGTAACTTGCTGTTATTTTGCCAAGGCCGCAAGGCCTGTCATGCGTGTCAGGCGATGGCTGGCACGCGGGTGGCCACGCCGGTGGCGATGGCCGCTTGCGACACGGCAGGCGCGACCCAGCTGCGCAGACGTTCATCGAACGGCGATGGAATCAGTTGCAGCGGCGTCAGGGCGCTGGTGGTGTGGCCCGGCAATGGTTCCTTGGCCAGGGCGGCGATGGCGCGCACGCAGGCCAGCTTCATCTCTTCGTTGATGGTGGTGGCGCCCACGTCGAGCGCGCCGCGGAAGATGTACGGGAAGCACAGCACGTTGTTGATCTGGTTCGGGTAGTCCGAGCGGCCCGTGGCGACGATGGCGTCGTCGCGTACGGCATGCACCTTCTCCGGGGCAATTTCCGGATGCGGATTGGCCAGGGCGAAGATCAGCGGCTTGGCGGCC
It encodes the following:
- a CDS encoding O-antigen ligase family protein; translation: MLGLTSVCVFLFSALALAVTSGYSFGALALLLASTCLLWKRPRLNLQRRDYLMLGTLLLYFLIFTANMLYHGDPARELDMPLRALLAMPVLLLLLAYPPRPGAWWSGLAIGAITGAALAATQFIPSSPFRPQAATSNAIHYGNVSMLFGMLTLCGFEWAIKQRHRIAWSVLLLAGGFIGIFGSIISGSRGGWLALPVCGCIFFVHYARSRGKHNMTGLLTVLLAVAVLSYALPNSPVLERATDAVEDLKKFEDSDNVSTSVGQRLEMWRTALTLSDDHIWLGMGRNGYLDAKKELSAEGKMSEIVLHYTNAHNDYIDSLVKRGIFGLLALLLLFLLPLTLFARALLRSTPCSPAICAGRRGTVHLLYDFWPDDKLANLEHWHHHAGLPDGDAVGHAAPARTHCLSSFFA